The genomic region AGCGCCAATGCGAGCGCCGGAGGCAATGATGGAATTGGAAATAGTAGCGCCCGGTTCAATGGTCACGCCATCAAAGACCACGGTCCCGTCAAGGCGGCTGCCCGCGCCAATCTCACACCCGCGCCCTACTGAGGTACCAGAGAGCAACAAGACGCCTGCTGCCACACCTGCGGAGGGATCAACCAAGGCCTCGCCAGTCTTGCCTTCCACAAGCGGGGAATGCGCAATGCCGCGGACGAGATCAGAAGAGCCGCGGACGAAATCATCGGGCCGGCCCATATCGCGCCAGTAGGAGTTATCCACGTGTCCAAAAACGTTATAGCCAGCTTCCAGCACACCAGGGAAAGTTTCGCGCTCTACGGAGACCACGCGGTTTTCCGGAATGGTAGCAATGAGATCTTTTTTAAAGATATAGCAGCCGGCATTAATTTGATTGGTTGGAGGATCTTCGGTCTTTTCCAAAAACTCCAACACGCGGCCATCTTCATCAGTGGGCACGCAACCGAAAGCCCGTGGATCGCTCACGTTGAGCAAATGCATGGTCAAGTCCGCATCTTTGCTGTGATGCGTATCGAGGATTTCACCTAAGTCCATGCCGGATAAAACGTCGCCGTTAAATACCATCACGGTGTCATGCTGCAAGTGGTCATAAACGTTGCGGATGCCACCACCGGTGCCCAACGCAGTTTCTTCCACGACGTATTCAATATCCAGGCCCATCTCCGAGCCATCACCGAAGTATTCTTCAAAGACTTCAGCCTTAAAAGACGTCGACATCACGACGTGCTTGATGCCTGCGGCCTTAATGCGCGCCAAAAGATGCTGCAAGAAAGGATGATTCGCCGTCGGCAACATCGGCTTTGGAGTGCCAATGGTCAACGGGCGCAGCCGCGTGCCGCGTCCCCCGACGAGGATCACCGCGTCTACTGCCCTTTCGGCAGCAGCGCCCGGGTTGTCATCGCTTGGTGCGCTGGGAAGGCTATTCGCCATGGAGGCAACCTTTCAGTTTTTGAGATAGATTGTGAATAAATTGTATGCGGTGCCGGGATAATTTCCGGTCTACGGCGCGGGCCTGTCTGTTAAGAACTCAGCAGGATTGACCGAATACCCAGGCCGCTTTTTACGGCCCACCGCAAAGGCGCTTGCCACGGCCGTGGATAGCGGTCCGCGATGAAACGATAAGCCGAGTCATGATGAGCACGCAGCATCTTTTTCGAATGCACCGCAGTCGAATGCCCTTGGGCATGGGTAATACTGGCACTCGGGCACAAGACATTAATATAGCCCGCGCGCGTTAAGCGGTCGCCTAAATCAATATCTTCGAGGTACATAAAATAGCGCTCATCGAAGCCGCCGATGGCCTCAAAAGCGTCCCAGCGCACCAGGATGCACGAGCCAGATAGCCACCCAGCTTCGCGCTCAGTATTCATATCCTCATCATCACGATAGGCTTTGGACCAGGGATTATTTGGCCAGATATCAGCAAATATTGCATGGCCGATGCCGTTGATAATGCTCGGCACCGCCCGCGCAGAGGGATAGATGGACCCATCGGGTTCCACGATAAGTGGGCCAATAGCACCAGCGTTGCCCCATCGCCGTGCACACGCTAGAAGCTTATCGATGCTCTCTGGCGCAAATTCCACATCCGGGTTCGACAGCAGCAAGAATTCTGAATCAATCTCACCCAGCTCGCGTGCTTTGAGCAACGCAGTTGCCCCGGCGTTCATGCCGCCGCCATAGCCGAGGTTTCCACCGGTATCTAAAAACTCCACCCAGTCTGTATCTGCAGCGCTGCGTTCGGGAACGCCATCCGTCGAGCCATTATCGGCGAGGACCACGCGAGCCCCCTGCGCCACCGCATCAGGGATGGAGTTTAAAAAACGGCTGAGGTAGTCACCTGGTGAATAAGTCACCGTGACTATCCCGAGCGGAGCTCGACCGAGCGGAGCGCGTCCACGCTGAGCGTGTCCACGCGGAGCGAGTTGCCCGGGTTCGGTTGGCACAGAAAAAGAAGTTGAGTCGTTCACGATGGCACTTAGCGTACCCAAGCAAGCAACTAACCTTGGCAATTGACACTGTGGGCATCACAACTTTGTGACGGGTGCCTCTCAGAGCTGACCGCAGCAAAGCTTAGCTGCATCGATAAGCATCTGGCGGCGCTGCTTTCTCTACGCTCACGTGGCTTGCCCGGCATGCGGGACGCTAATTATGCGGGATTCATGGTTCTATGCCATAGAATGATGTTTCTTAAACCCTGCCCGCTTGAATAATGGGAAGCGAAATATAAGTGAGCTCTGAAAATTTCCGGAAGGCGCGCGATATCCAACCCGCGCCAACTAGCGCTCCGGTGACGACTCAGACAGGTTCCACTGCAATTAAAACTCTAATTGCGATTCTGTCTGTCATCGTGCTGTTGGTTTCAGGCGTTGGTTATTTGACCGTCGGACGTCTTGGTGGCGGCATGTCCTCTGCTTCCAACTTGAACTTGGGCGGTGACGGAAACGGTGGCCAGGGCTCTCGAAATAATGTCGATGGCGCTGTCGATATTCTGCTCGTGGGCTCAGACTCGCGTACCGATGCACAAGGCAACAGACTCTCCGAAGAGGAGTTGGGCGACCTTCACGCCGGTGTTGATGACGGCGAAGAAAACACCGATACCTTGATGGTGATCCGCGTGCCCGATGATGGCTCTCGTGCCACCGCGGTTTCTATCCCGCGTGATACTTATGTGCACGACGATGAGCACGGCAATATGAAGATCAATGGTGTCTATGCCGCGCATAAGACTGCCAAGATCGATGAGCTGATGGCAGAGAATGAAGCCGCTGCCGACGGCGAAGATGCTGAATCTAAGCAATTGTCCGAAAAGGAAATTGAGCAGGCTGGCGTTGATGCTGGCCGCGGCGCTTTGCTTGATACCATCCACGGGCTAACTGATATTCAAATTGACCACTACGCGGAAGTCGGTCTTTTGGGCTTTGTGCTGTTAACCGACGCCGTCGATGGTGTGGATGTTTGTCTCAATGCTCCTGTAGATGATCCCATGTCGGGTGCG from Corynebacterium ammoniagenes DSM 20306 harbors:
- a CDS encoding sugar phosphate nucleotidyltransferase, with amino-acid sequence MANSLPSAPSDDNPGAAAERAVDAVILVGGRGTRLRPLTIGTPKPMLPTANHPFLQHLLARIKAAGIKHVVMSTSFKAEVFEEYFGDGSEMGLDIEYVVEETALGTGGGIRNVYDHLQHDTVMVFNGDVLSGMDLGEILDTHHSKDADLTMHLLNVSDPRAFGCVPTDEDGRVLEFLEKTEDPPTNQINAGCYIFKKDLIATIPENRVVSVERETFPGVLEAGYNVFGHVDNSYWRDMGRPDDFVRGSSDLVRGIAHSPLVEGKTGEALVDPSAGVAAGVLLLSGTSVGRGCEIGAGSRLDGTVVFDGVTIEPGATISNSIIASGARIGANAHIEDCVIGEGASIGARCELLNGMRIFPGVDIPDAGVRFSSDA
- a CDS encoding glycosyltransferase; the protein is MTYSPGDYLSRFLNSIPDAVAQGARVVLADNGSTDGVPERSAADTDWVEFLDTGGNLGYGGGMNAGATALLKARELGEIDSEFLLLSNPDVEFAPESIDKLLACARRWGNAGAIGPLIVEPDGSIYPSARAVPSIINGIGHAIFADIWPNNPWSKAYRDDEDMNTEREAGWLSGSCILVRWDAFEAIGGFDERYFMYLEDIDLGDRLTRAGYINVLCPSASITHAQGHSTAVHSKKMLRAHHDSAYRFIADRYPRPWQAPLRWAVKSGLGIRSILLSS